The proteins below are encoded in one region of Engraulis encrasicolus isolate BLACKSEA-1 chromosome 1, IST_EnEncr_1.0, whole genome shotgun sequence:
- the LOC134448560 gene encoding histone H4, with protein sequence MSGRGKGGKGLGKGGAKRHRKVLRDNIQGITKPAIRRLARRGGVKRISGLIYEETRGVLKVFLENVIRDAVTYTEHAKRKTVTAMDVVYALKRQGRTLYGFGG encoded by the coding sequence ATGAGTGGACGCGGCAAGGGAGGTAAAGGTCTTGGAAAGGGCGGCGCTAAGCGTCATCGCAAAGTCCTCCGCGATAACATCCAGGGAATTACCAAGCCTGCAATCAGGCGCTTAGCTCGCCGTGGTGGTGTGAAGCGTATCTCTGGGCTCATCTACGAGGAGACCCGTGGTGTGCTGAAGGTGTTCCTTGAGAACGTGATCCGTGATGCCGTCACCTACACCGAGCATGCCAAGAGGAAGACTGTCACAGCCATGGACGTCGTCTATGCTCTGAAACGCCAGGGCCGCACTCTGTACGGTTTCGGAGGTTAA
- the LOC134448542 gene encoding histone H2B 1/2-like has translation MPDPAKPAPKKGSKKAVSKTAGKGGKKRKRTRKESYAIYVYKVLKQVHPDTGISSKAMSIMNSFVNDIFERIAGEASRLAHYNKRHTISSREIQTAVRLLLPGELAKHAVSEGTKAVTKYTSSK, from the coding sequence ATGCCTGATCCAGCCAAGCCTGCTCCCAAGAAGGGCTCTAAGAAAGCCGTGAGCAAGACCGCCGGAAAGGGTGGCAAGAAGCGCAAGAGGACCAGGAAGGAGAGCTATGCTATTTACGTGTATAAGGTCCTGAAGCAGGTCCACCCCGATACTGGGATCTCTTCTAAGGCCATGAGCATCATGAATTCCTTCGTCAACGATATCTTCGAGCGCATCGCTGGTGAGGCTTCCCGCCTGGCACATTACAACAAGCGCCACACCATCTCCTCCAGGGAGATACAGACCGCAGTGCGTCTGTTGTTGCCTGGTGAGCTCGCCAAGCACGCCGTGTCTGAGGGAACCAAGGCCGTCACCAAGTACACCAGCTCCAAGTAA